GATGCTCCCACACTGAAGAAGGTGGAACCACAGGCTTCCGAGATGACTTCCATCGCCAAAGTGCTGAGGAATAGACCGGCACCCTGGCCTCCGTATTCTTCTTCGTGTAATAATCCGATATATCCGGCTTCTCCCAACTTAGAATATTGAGAGGAAGGAAGCTCTTTTTTCTTGTCCGCTTCCTCCGCATAGGGTTGAATCTCTTTCCTGCAAAACGTTTGGAAAGATGAGATGAACTCTTGTTCATCCTGATTTAGGCTGAAATCCATGGATTCTCCTTAGGAATCCGACAAGGCTGCAAATTCCGACCTTCCAATTCAAGAAGAAATCGGAAGATCCGAATATTGTTCGGCGACTTATGGAGAGATTGGAAGAAGGGGAATCGATTCTACACGAATTATTTTCCTTTAAAGTTAGCCTTTCTCTTTTCTAAGAGAGAGCGGATCCCTTCTTGTCCGTCTTCCGATTGTAAACAGGCGGTTACACGAGGAACGAGCTCGTCGAAGGCTTCCGCTTCTCCTATCTCCAGCGCTTTTTTCGCATTCGATAGAACCGCCTCCACTGCCAGGGGAGCTTGGACTGCGATTTTCTCCGCCAATTCGAACGCTCTGGGCAAGAGTTCTTTTTTGGGTAGGATCTCCTGCACGATTCCTAATCTGTGTGCCTCGTTGGCGTCGAAGTTATCTCCGGTAAGAATGTAACGCATCGCATTTCCCCAACCCGCCGTTCTTACGAAACGCACAGTGGCTCCTCCGAAGGGTAAAATCCCTCTCTGTACTTCCATCTGCGCGAATACAGTCTTGTCCGCTGCGAGGGATATGTCGCTGGCAAGCATCAATTCTATACCTAGAGTTAAGCAAAACCCGTGGACCGCGCAGATCAAAGGTTTAGTTCTTTTCCGCTCGGTTCCGCCTATATCCCAAGGATTGATTTTGTCCCGGGGAAAAAAGTTCCTACCTTGGGATATTACGGATTTGGCTACGTCTTCCAATTCCAATCCGAAAGTGAAATGCATCCCGTTTGCCGAAAGGACCGCGCAAAGTGAACCCGGATCGTCTTCGTAAACGGTGAGGGCGTCACTTAATTCGAGAATCATCTGAGTGTTCATCGCATTTCTTGCATCCGGGCGATTGAGTACGATGCTAAACACCGATCCCTTTTTTTCCGTTTGGATAAACGAGTAAGATTTCATAAAGACTCCTTCTTCGGAATATTCATACAAATAATTTCTCGACCGGATCCGATTGTCTTTTGTTTTTCGAAATTTGATATCAAACGTTTCGCTTTTTTAGGAAACCGTTTTT
The sequence above is a segment of the Leptospira wolffii serovar Khorat str. Khorat-H2 genome. Coding sequences within it:
- a CDS encoding crotonase/enoyl-CoA hydratase family protein; protein product: MKSYSFIQTEKKGSVFSIVLNRPDARNAMNTQMILELSDALTVYEDDPGSLCAVLSANGMHFTFGLELEDVAKSVISQGRNFFPRDKINPWDIGGTERKRTKPLICAVHGFCLTLGIELMLASDISLAADKTVFAQMEVQRGILPFGGATVRFVRTAGWGNAMRYILTGDNFDANEAHRLGIVQEILPKKELLPRAFELAEKIAVQAPLAVEAVLSNAKKALEIGEAEAFDELVPRVTACLQSEDGQEGIRSLLEKRKANFKGK